From Solanum lycopersicum chromosome 8, SLM_r2.1, the proteins below share one genomic window:
- the LOC138337839 gene encoding uncharacterized protein: MDFITGLPRTQRKYDSIWDIVDRLKKLAHFLPVRTTYSLEDYARLYVREIVKLIQERLLAAQSRIESYADNQRRDLAFQIGDWVFLKVSPMRGVMRFGRKGKLSLRYFWPYQIVRRIGKVAYELDLPSDLEAIHPFFHVSMLRKCISDPYRVFPVDDVHVTEELSYEEKPVGILDCRVRRLCTKDVASLKVLWQNNNREEMTWEAEDEMKNKYPYLFPVPTSNSIPSLTILIYK; the protein is encoded by the exons atggacttcattacaggattacctcgcactcaacggaagtatgactctatctGGGATATTGTAGATAGGCTAAAGAAAttggcccattttcttccagtcaggactacttattcgcttgaagattatgcgaggttatatgtccgagagata gtgaagcttattcaagaaagattattagcagcccagagtcgaatagagtcatatgcagataatcagCGTCGAGATTTGgcgtttcagattggtgactgggtattcctgaaggtatcacccatgaggggtgtgatgagattcggcaggaaggggaaactCAGTCTGAGATACTTTTGGCCTTATCaaattgttcgtaggataggcaaggttgcatatgagttggatctaccatctgatttggaggcgatACATCCattcttccatgtatcgatgctacgtaaatgtattagTGATCCTTATAGAGTATTCCCGGTAGATGATGTTCatgtaacagaggagttgtcatatgaggagaaacccgtagGTATACTTGATTGCCGGGTTAGAAGGTTatgtactaaggatgtggcttccctcaaagtgttgtggcaaaataataatagggaggagatgacttgggaagcggaagacgaaatgaagaataagtatccttacttgttccccgtacctacAAGTAATTCAATTCcgagcttgactatattgatttataaatga